The nucleotide sequence TTTCGAGCTTCGCTTTGGCGGGGTCGGTCTATTTCCCGACGCAAGGCGCCCTCGGGTCCTCTGGGTGGCCGTGGTCGACCCTCCCCAGGCGTTGTTCGACCTTCGTTCTCTGATCGAGCGTTTCGTCGGCGAGGCGGGTTTCGCGCCCGAAGAGCGCAACTTCGCCCCCCACTTGACCCTGGCCCGATTTCGCCGCGTCCCGAGGAGTCTTACACCGCTGCTTTCCGATCTTTCGGATCGCGGCGTGGGACACATGCGCGTCGCGGAACTGACTTTGTTCGAAAGCCGACTTTCACCTCGAGGTGCTTCTTATCGCGTCATCGAGAGGCTTCCGCTCGGGCGTCCAGAAGCGGCGCGGCCCGGTGGGACTTACCCGAACATGCTGCTATAATCATAATTACGGATTCACCCCTCGCGCACCAGGCAGATACCATGTTCGAGCTGGCCTTCTTAGAGGAAGGAAACGAGCACGTCGTACCGATCAGCGACGAGGGTGTAGTTCTCGGCCGGTCTCCGGAATGCGACGTCGTCATCAAGGACTTCGGCGTCTCTCGCCGGCACGCCGAGGTGGTGGTCGATGGAGACCATTGCCGGCTTGTCGACCTCAAGAGCAAGAACGGTACTCAAGTCAATGGGATGCGAGTACTCGACGTCATTCTGAACGACGGAGATGAGATCCTTCTCGGTAAGTTCCTCGTCCAGTTCCGCAAGACCCTGGACGAACAAGTCGTTCTCGACGAGGAAAAGCCGATGCTCGAAGAAGCGGGCACGGTGATCCGGAGCGTCGGCGAGCTCTCGAAGTATATCCTCGAAGGTGATACCGGCGCGCACTCGCAGGCCGGACTTCGCTCTGCAGTCAGCACCCCCGAGCTTTCGCGTGAAGCGGGGGAGCTCGGAAAGATCAATCGGATTCTCCGGAGCTTGTCGGAGCTCGCCAAGGCGCTGCTCTCCGCGCAGCCGGAGGAA is from Vicinamibacteria bacterium and encodes:
- the thpR gene encoding RNA 2',3'-cyclic phosphodiesterase, with product MNAMRVFFAIELSPEIRASLGQLAEELAPRLDAARLVPPQKIHLTLRFLGETKEDRLTRLVTRLRPEVRLSPGFELRFGGVGLFPDARRPRVLWVAVVDPPQALFDLRSLIERFVGEAGFAPEERNFAPHLTLARFRRVPRSLTPLLSDLSDRGVGHMRVAELTLFESRLSPRGASYRVIERLPLGRPEAARPGGTYPNMLL